A genomic region of Metopolophium dirhodum isolate CAU chromosome 1, ASM1992520v1, whole genome shotgun sequence contains the following coding sequences:
- the LOC132934379 gene encoding LOW QUALITY PROTEIN: uncharacterized protein LOC132934379 (The sequence of the model RefSeq protein was modified relative to this genomic sequence to represent the inferred CDS: deleted 2 bases in 1 codon; substituted 1 base at 1 genomic stop codon) yields MFNNMSINAHLNDNLFLCKDGNVTHNLFPVRNIFRKCSLCRSRNFRWWTKMVKCRECNLLCHGKCFSKLITEEMNATEVQGAIPTTEALDAIPETADHQQLTVQQVRRMIYYVVKIVSXKKFKQTNNK; encoded by the exons ATGTTCAACAACATGTCCATCAATGCACATCTGAATGACAACCTGTTCTTATGTAAAGATGG TAATGTGACCCATAATTTGTTTCCGGTACGAAACATTTTTAGAAAGTGTTCATTGTGCAGGAGTCGGAATTTTCGTTGGTGGACCAAGATGGTCAAGTGCagag AATGTAACTTATTATGTCACGGAAAATGTTTTTCTAAACTGATCACCGAGGAGATGAATGCAACGGAGGTACAGGGTGCAATACCTACAACAGAGGCACTAGATGCAATACCTGAAACAGCAGATCACCAGCAGCTGACCGTACAGCAGGTACGAcgcatgatatattatgtagta aaaattgttagctgaaaaaaatttaaacagaCGAACAATAAATAA